The Caldalkalibacillus thermarum genome has a segment encoding these proteins:
- a CDS encoding rhomboid family intramembrane serine protease, with translation MFIRTESFQQFIRYYPVVTALIAINTVLFVLIRFPGIGDMIRYYGVGQNLAIAMGEYWRLVTPIFLHYRLMHFLFNSFALIIFAPAMERLLGRWKFIGLYLATGVAGNVGTFLFGPDYYAHLGASGALYGLLGLYLYMVLFRKDLIDPASSQIVTTILVIGLFYTIVMPGVNLYAHLFGFLSGLAFGPLVFKGQMKYFTVLNDPAPSPVGAPPQIRFDPRRWQKSHKRRQILKYVLIGFVVFLIVLGMLNSLR, from the coding sequence GTGTTTATACGCACGGAAAGTTTCCAGCAATTTATCCGTTACTACCCAGTGGTGACCGCTTTAATAGCCATTAATACCGTGCTATTCGTCTTGATCCGCTTCCCAGGTATCGGCGACATGATCCGCTATTACGGAGTGGGACAAAACCTGGCCATTGCCATGGGGGAATATTGGCGCCTGGTCACTCCCATTTTTCTGCATTATCGTTTAATGCATTTTTTGTTTAACAGCTTTGCCCTGATTATTTTCGCCCCCGCCATGGAACGGCTGCTTGGCCGCTGGAAATTTATCGGCTTATACCTGGCGACGGGGGTAGCGGGCAACGTAGGCACTTTTTTATTCGGTCCAGACTATTACGCCCACTTGGGAGCTTCTGGTGCTTTATACGGTCTGTTAGGTTTGTACCTGTACATGGTGCTGTTCCGCAAAGACCTGATAGATCCCGCCTCCAGTCAAATCGTCACCACCATACTGGTTATAGGTTTGTTTTACACGATTGTCATGCCTGGTGTCAACTTGTATGCCCACCTGTTTGGATTTTTAAGCGGCCTGGCCTTTGGACCGCTTGTGTTCAAGGGGCAAATGAAATATTTTACTGTGCTAAATGACCCGGCTCCTTCCCCTGTTGGTGCCCCCCCTCAGATCCGCTTTGACCCCCGGCGCTGGCAAAAAAGCCATAAACGGAGGCAAATTCTGAAGTATGTGTTGATTGGTTTCGTGGTGTTCCTGATCGTACTCGGTATGCTAAACAGCTTGCGCTAG
- a CDS encoding homoserine dehydrogenase, whose amino-acid sequence MKNVVSVGLLGLGTVGCGVARIIKDHQEELQHQTGCAIHIKKALVQHLEKERDVQLDPSQLTLHAEEVLFDPEIDVIVEVMGGIEQTRQYVLDALRHKKHVVTANKDLIALHGAELLQAAQNNGCDLYYEASVAGGIPIIRSLVEGLASDRIVKIMGIVNGTTNYILTKMSKEGATYEDALREAQELGYAEADPSADVEGWDAARKMAILSTLGFLTNVELDDVSVQGISQVTAEDIAYCSKLGYTMKLIGIAQRDEGRIEVSVQPALLPHDHPLAAVSNEYNAVYVYGESVGETMFYGPGAGQLPTATAVVSDLVTVVKHMRLGVSGRSMVAPLYDKQLKKDEEIFSKYFLRLHLKDKTGAFARITSLFSEHGVSLERILQLPLKEAGLAEVVVMTHQTNKKAFDDVCRALAKMDVIQAIKSRYRVEGE is encoded by the coding sequence ATGAAGAACGTTGTTTCGGTTGGATTACTAGGGTTAGGGACTGTCGGTTGCGGTGTGGCCCGCATTATTAAAGACCATCAGGAAGAGCTTCAACATCAAACAGGCTGTGCCATTCACATCAAGAAAGCGCTGGTGCAACATTTGGAAAAAGAGCGGGATGTTCAGTTAGACCCGTCTCAGTTAACCCTCCACGCCGAGGAAGTCCTCTTTGATCCGGAGATTGATGTGATCGTGGAAGTCATGGGAGGGATCGAACAGACCAGGCAATATGTGCTTGACGCCTTGCGTCACAAAAAGCATGTGGTCACCGCCAATAAGGACTTGATTGCCCTGCACGGGGCAGAACTTTTACAAGCTGCCCAAAACAATGGTTGTGACTTGTATTATGAAGCCAGCGTGGCCGGAGGCATTCCCATAATTCGCAGTTTGGTCGAGGGCCTGGCCTCTGACCGCATTGTCAAAATCATGGGGATTGTCAACGGCACAACCAATTATATCCTGACCAAAATGAGTAAAGAAGGTGCAACCTATGAAGATGCCCTCCGTGAAGCACAAGAACTGGGTTATGCAGAAGCCGATCCTTCTGCTGATGTGGAAGGTTGGGACGCTGCCCGAAAAATGGCCATCTTAAGCACACTCGGCTTTTTAACCAATGTGGAGCTGGATGATGTGTCCGTACAAGGGATCTCCCAGGTGACGGCCGAAGATATCGCTTACTGTTCCAAATTAGGCTACACGATGAAATTGATCGGTATTGCCCAGCGGGATGAGGGGCGCATTGAGGTCAGTGTCCAGCCTGCCCTGTTACCCCATGATCATCCCCTGGCTGCAGTGAGCAATGAATATAATGCAGTTTACGTATATGGTGAGAGCGTGGGTGAGACCATGTTTTACGGTCCGGGTGCTGGTCAGCTGCCGACCGCCACAGCCGTCGTCTCCGATTTAGTGACTGTTGTTAAACACATGCGCTTGGGGGTCAGCGGGCGCAGCATGGTGGCTCCCCTGTATGACAAACAGCTCAAAAAAGATGAGGAAATTTTCTCCAAATACTTCTTGCGCCTGCATCTGAAAGATAAAACCGGTGCCTTTGCCAGAATCACCTCCCTGTTTTCTGAGCACGGCGTCAGCCTGGAGCGGATCCTGCAACTTCCCCTTAAGGAAGCAGGGTTGGCGGAAGTGGTGGTCATGACCCATCAAACGAACAAAAAAGCCTTTGATGATGTGTGCCGGGCATTGGCCAAGATGGATGTGATTCAAGCCATCAAGAGCCGCTACCGTGTGGAAGGAGAGTGA
- the thrC gene encoding threonine synthase, which translates to MNWKGLLDHYAPYLPVTDKTPRLSLNEGNTPLIRLETLSERWNVDLYVKLEGANPTGSFKDRGMVLAVAKAKEEGSEAIICASTGNTSASAAAYAARAKLRCVIVIPQGKIALGKLAQAVMYGAEIYAIEGNFDQALAMVREIAEQEPLTLVNSVNPYRIEGQKTAAFEICDTLGQAPDILAIPVGNAGNISAYWKGFKEYHRHHHTGLPEMRGFEAEGAAAIVKNRVIEYPETIATAIRIGNPASWKTAVAAAQESGGQIDMVSDAEILEAYRLLAQEEGLFAEPASCASLAGVKKQLETGQIKEGSRIVCVLTGNGLKDPNTAMEVVQIQPAVIPNDKQALLNELKEGVR; encoded by the coding sequence ATGAACTGGAAAGGACTATTAGACCATTATGCTCCTTACTTACCCGTCACTGACAAAACCCCCCGTTTGTCACTCAATGAGGGCAATACGCCCCTGATCCGTTTAGAAACACTGTCAGAGCGCTGGAATGTGGATCTGTACGTGAAACTGGAAGGAGCCAATCCCACTGGGTCGTTCAAAGACAGAGGCATGGTACTGGCAGTAGCCAAGGCCAAAGAAGAAGGGAGCGAAGCCATTATTTGCGCTTCCACTGGTAATACCTCTGCTTCAGCAGCTGCTTATGCTGCCCGGGCCAAATTGCGCTGCGTCATTGTCATTCCACAAGGAAAAATCGCACTGGGCAAGCTGGCTCAGGCCGTCATGTACGGTGCTGAGATTTATGCTATTGAGGGCAATTTTGATCAGGCGCTGGCCATGGTGCGGGAGATTGCGGAACAAGAACCGCTTACGCTGGTCAACTCAGTGAATCCCTACCGGATAGAAGGGCAGAAAACAGCTGCCTTCGAAATCTGCGATACGCTGGGGCAAGCGCCGGACATTTTGGCTATCCCGGTGGGCAATGCTGGCAATATCAGCGCCTACTGGAAAGGGTTTAAGGAATATCACCGCCACCATCACACGGGACTGCCCGAAATGCGAGGGTTTGAAGCAGAGGGGGCCGCAGCGATTGTTAAAAACCGGGTCATTGAATATCCTGAAACCATTGCCACTGCCATCCGTATTGGCAACCCGGCCAGCTGGAAAACTGCGGTGGCAGCGGCCCAAGAATCGGGCGGTCAAATTGACATGGTAAGCGATGCAGAGATTCTGGAGGCTTACCGTCTTTTGGCACAGGAAGAAGGTTTGTTTGCCGAACCGGCATCTTGTGCTTCTTTAGCCGGGGTCAAAAAACAGCTTGAAACAGGACAAATTAAGGAAGGCAGCCGCATTGTCTGTGTGTTGACCGGCAACGGCCTGAAAGATCCCAACACGGCCATGGAAGTCGTTCAAATTCAACCCGCTGTCATCCCCAATGACAAACAGGCCCTGTTAAACGAGCTTAAGGAAGGTGTCCGTTGA
- the thrB gene encoding homoserine kinase, with amino-acid sequence MGEASFMIRVPGSTANLGPGFDSIGLAVNRYLELIVTPGNKWSFTGQGELQDLPPLEDNLIYQVAQKVARQHGHLLPPCHVAMRSTIPLAKGLGSSAAAIVAAIELANQVLEIGLTQQQKLRLAALIEGHPDNVSASLFGGLVIGSHCQEWTDVVRCEAPSVEMVLMVPNHQLLTKQARNILPEDLPFNEAVKASSISNVLVAALLSNDWQTAGKMMRRDLFHHPYRTRLIPELASILQSQDRFPAYGAALSGAGPSIIWFCPMGESHHLAQLLAEQYPHYSFEQLKPDPHGVVVNKASICSF; translated from the coding sequence ATGGGTGAAGCTTCCTTTATGATCCGTGTCCCTGGGAGCACCGCCAATTTGGGGCCAGGCTTTGACTCCATCGGCCTGGCTGTCAACCGCTACTTGGAGCTGATCGTCACCCCCGGCAATAAGTGGTCGTTTACAGGCCAAGGAGAGTTACAGGATCTGCCGCCCCTTGAGGACAACCTGATCTACCAGGTGGCTCAAAAAGTAGCTAGGCAGCATGGACACTTGCTCCCTCCCTGCCACGTGGCCATGCGGAGCACCATCCCTTTAGCCAAGGGGCTGGGGAGCAGCGCTGCTGCCATTGTGGCTGCCATTGAACTGGCCAACCAAGTCCTGGAGATCGGTTTAACCCAGCAGCAGAAATTACGCTTAGCCGCCCTCATCGAAGGACATCCGGATAATGTTTCCGCTTCCCTGTTTGGAGGTCTGGTCATTGGCAGCCATTGTCAAGAGTGGACCGATGTAGTCAGATGCGAAGCTCCTTCAGTGGAGATGGTGCTTATGGTTCCCAACCATCAATTGTTAACTAAGCAAGCCCGGAATATCCTTCCAGAGGATCTGCCCTTCAATGAAGCTGTCAAAGCGAGCAGCATCAGCAATGTTCTTGTGGCAGCTCTGCTCAGCAACGACTGGCAGACAGCAGGAAAAATGATGAGACGGGACCTCTTCCATCATCCTTATCGCACCCGGTTAATTCCGGAACTTGCATCCATATTGCAGTCTCAGGATCGCTTTCCAGCTTACGGGGCAGCATTAAGCGGTGCTGGACCGTCCATTATCTGGTTTTGCCCAATGGGTGAAAGCCATCATCTCGCCCAGTTGTTAGCTGAACAATACCCCCATTACAGCTTTGAACAGCTTAAACCTGATCCCCATGGGGTTGTCGTCAATAAAGCCAGTATCTGTTCTTTCTAG
- a CDS encoding chromate transporter: MEHETSPQPEAKSKGSAWEVLSVSTKLGLTSFGGPVAHLGFFREEYIKRRQWLDDRTYADLVALCQFLPGPASSQVGIGIGLIRAGFWGALAAWIGFTLPSVILMALFAFVLQGLDLTSAGWIHGLKIAALAIVAHALLGMGRSLAPDRQRASIAILAAIVILLWPLALNQIVVILAGGVIGLLLFKSKEVTKAEGLNISIRGRWAIMSLGLFFGLLLLLPLLRHLFPVQWLAMADTFYRVGSLVFGGGHVVLPLLEREVVALGWVSQEAFLAGYGAAQAIPGPLFTFAAYIGALVNGWSGALLATVAIFLPSFFLVIGALPFWDLLRRHPKIQGALNGINAAVVGILLAALYHPLWTNTVTSVADFALTLISFGLIVFWKAPPWLVVILGGIGGSVIAVFTA, encoded by the coding sequence TTGGAACATGAAACGTCTCCACAACCGGAAGCCAAATCAAAAGGCTCAGCCTGGGAAGTGTTATCCGTTTCCACCAAACTGGGCTTAACGTCTTTTGGCGGTCCTGTTGCCCATCTGGGTTTCTTTCGGGAGGAATACATCAAGCGGCGCCAGTGGCTGGATGACCGTACATATGCCGATCTGGTCGCCCTGTGCCAATTTTTGCCGGGCCCGGCCAGCAGCCAAGTGGGCATTGGCATCGGCCTGATCCGGGCTGGATTTTGGGGTGCTTTGGCGGCATGGATTGGCTTCACCTTGCCATCGGTTATCTTGATGGCTTTATTTGCTTTCGTGTTACAAGGTTTAGACCTGACCTCAGCCGGGTGGATTCATGGGTTGAAAATTGCCGCCTTAGCCATTGTCGCCCATGCCCTTTTAGGCATGGGCAGAAGCCTGGCTCCAGACCGGCAGAGAGCCTCGATTGCCATATTGGCGGCCATCGTCATTTTACTGTGGCCATTAGCGCTAAACCAAATCGTGGTCATTCTGGCCGGCGGCGTCATTGGCCTGTTGCTGTTCAAATCTAAGGAGGTAACCAAAGCCGAGGGGCTGAATATTTCTATCAGGGGCCGTTGGGCCATCATGAGCTTGGGCTTATTTTTTGGCCTTCTGCTCTTGTTGCCCTTGTTGCGCCACTTGTTTCCTGTCCAGTGGCTGGCCATGGCAGACACTTTTTACCGGGTCGGGTCACTGGTCTTTGGCGGGGGCCATGTTGTCCTGCCTTTGTTGGAGCGGGAAGTAGTGGCTCTAGGCTGGGTGAGTCAGGAAGCGTTTCTGGCCGGTTACGGTGCCGCTCAGGCCATTCCTGGTCCGTTGTTTACCTTTGCCGCCTATATCGGAGCACTCGTGAACGGCTGGAGTGGGGCATTACTGGCCACGGTGGCGATCTTCCTTCCGTCATTCTTCTTGGTGATCGGTGCCCTTCCCTTTTGGGATCTCTTGCGCCGCCATCCCAAAATTCAAGGGGCCCTGAATGGCATTAATGCCGCTGTTGTTGGCATCTTATTGGCTGCTTTGTATCATCCCCTGTGGACCAACACGGTTACTTCAGTGGCTGACTTTGCTCTGACTTTAATCTCCTTTGGCTTGATTGTCTTTTGGAAAGCCCCTCCTTGGCTGGTTGTCATTTTAGGCGGCATCGGGGGCAGTGTGATCGCTGTGTTTACAGCATAA
- a CDS encoding aldo/keto reductase: protein MKYRRLGRSGLFVSELCLGTMTFGRETDKETAIRMIHQFLDAGGNFIDTADVYAEGRSEEIVGQAIKGRRSEVIVATKVRMKVGPHPNDAGYARKRIMDGVEQSLRRLGTDYIDLYQLHVWDHLTPIEETLRTLDDLVSSGKVRYIGCSNFLAWQLMKALAYSDFNNYVRFISIQPQYSLVNREMDREVLSLCLEEEVGVIPWAPLAGGFLTGKYPRSKEKPNFGRFNNSSTGEYMWERKATDRNFKILDKVKSIADELGKTPAQVALNWLLCKEGITSPIFGARTPEQLEENLGSTGWRLSAEHFKALDEVSKLPSEYPNRFIDKFRRDVIYDNLEV, encoded by the coding sequence ATGAAATATCGCCGGTTAGGCAGAAGCGGTTTGTTCGTTTCCGAATTATGCCTGGGAACAATGACTTTTGGCCGTGAGACGGATAAAGAGACAGCCATCCGGATGATTCATCAGTTCCTTGATGCCGGGGGAAACTTCATTGATACGGCTGACGTTTATGCTGAAGGGCGTTCCGAGGAAATTGTCGGCCAGGCGATCAAGGGCCGCCGCTCAGAAGTGATTGTGGCCACGAAGGTGCGCATGAAAGTAGGCCCTCATCCTAACGACGCCGGCTATGCACGCAAACGGATCATGGACGGCGTTGAGCAAAGCTTGCGCCGCTTAGGGACTGACTACATTGATCTGTACCAGCTGCATGTGTGGGACCATCTGACACCCATTGAGGAAACCCTGCGCACCCTGGATGACCTGGTCTCATCCGGAAAAGTCCGTTATATCGGCTGCTCCAATTTTTTGGCCTGGCAGCTGATGAAAGCACTGGCCTACAGCGATTTCAACAACTATGTGCGCTTTATCTCCATTCAGCCCCAGTACAGTCTGGTCAATCGGGAGATGGACCGTGAAGTGCTATCCCTCTGCCTGGAGGAAGAAGTGGGTGTGATCCCCTGGGCGCCTCTGGCCGGCGGCTTCTTAACGGGAAAATATCCCCGGTCAAAGGAAAAGCCGAATTTTGGCCGCTTCAACAATTCCTCAACCGGAGAGTACATGTGGGAGCGTAAAGCAACAGACCGTAACTTTAAGATCCTGGATAAAGTGAAAAGCATTGCCGATGAGCTGGGTAAAACCCCGGCCCAAGTTGCCCTGAACTGGCTGTTGTGCAAAGAAGGTATCACATCCCCTATTTTCGGTGCCCGTACACCGGAGCAATTGGAGGAAAACCTGGGCAGCACCGGCTGGAGATTAAGCGCTGAACACTTTAAAGCCTTGGACGAGGTCAGCAAACTTCCCAGTGAGTATCCCAACCGATTTATTGACAAGTTCCGCCGGGATGTCATTTATGACAATCTTGAGGTGTAA
- the wrbA gene encoding NAD(P)H:quinone oxidoreductase, producing the protein MANILIPYYSAYGHIFKMAQAVAEGAKKVEGTEVKLVRIPEFDVVKEAMSGQDAYVQAQKAQQDIPEATHDDLVWADGIIWGIPTRYGSMPAQIKQFLDSAGQLWLNGSLEGKPTAIFTSSGSIHGGQETTVITSLVPLLHFGMIFVGLPYGENPEQLTTDGIGGSPYGASTVAGPDGSAQPDDRDLTMASRLGERLAKIAKALKN; encoded by the coding sequence ATGGCAAACATTTTGATCCCTTATTACAGCGCCTACGGGCATATTTTTAAAATGGCCCAGGCAGTGGCTGAAGGTGCCAAAAAAGTGGAAGGCACTGAGGTCAAGCTGGTGCGCATCCCTGAGTTTGATGTGGTGAAAGAGGCAATGTCAGGACAGGATGCCTATGTCCAGGCCCAAAAAGCACAACAAGACATCCCTGAAGCGACCCATGACGATCTCGTTTGGGCGGATGGCATCATCTGGGGGATTCCCACCCGCTATGGGTCCATGCCAGCTCAAATAAAGCAGTTTTTGGACTCAGCAGGACAGTTGTGGTTAAACGGCTCGTTGGAAGGAAAGCCCACGGCCATCTTTACCAGCTCTGGCTCGATTCATGGCGGACAGGAAACGACCGTGATCACCTCCCTTGTTCCTCTGTTGCATTTCGGCATGATTTTTGTTGGTCTTCCTTATGGAGAGAATCCTGAGCAATTGACCACTGATGGTATTGGCGGTTCTCCTTACGGTGCCTCCACCGTGGCAGGTCCAGACGGGTCGGCACAGCCTGACGACAGGGATCTGACCATGGCTTCCCGTTTGGGAGAGCGCCTGGCTAAGATTGCAAAAGCCTTGAAAAACTAA
- a CDS encoding MarR family winged helix-turn-helix transcriptional regulator yields the protein MSSSDNGNGQKNKERSLHLFVVLSRAYKTLLEHAQRDVKRHGLNLTEFGVLELLYHKGDHPLQQIGEKILLASGSITYVVDKLEEKGYLVRRPCPRDRRVMYATLTDAGRDLVERIFPAHASAMHEAMEGISTDEKEVVIELLKKLGHSARLKL from the coding sequence ATGTCCAGCTCTGACAACGGCAACGGCCAAAAGAACAAAGAACGTTCACTACACTTGTTTGTTGTGCTTTCCCGGGCATACAAAACGTTGCTCGAACACGCCCAGCGTGATGTGAAAAGGCATGGTTTAAATTTAACTGAATTTGGCGTTTTGGAGTTGCTCTACCATAAAGGAGATCATCCTTTGCAACAAATTGGTGAAAAAATTCTGCTGGCCAGTGGCAGCATCACTTATGTCGTCGATAAGTTAGAGGAAAAAGGATACTTGGTGCGCAGGCCGTGCCCCAGGGACAGACGGGTCATGTATGCCACTTTAACCGATGCTGGCCGAGACCTGGTGGAGCGTATTTTCCCGGCTCATGCCAGCGCCATGCATGAAGCGATGGAGGGGATAAGCACAGATGAAAAAGAAGTTGTTATTGAACTGCTGAAGAAATTGGGGCACAGTGCGCGCCTGAAATTGTAA
- the mbcS gene encoding acyl-CoA synthetase MbcS, producing MKREQLLAPEQYNITQEFESYAADPQKVAIRWLNDKGDKREITYQELLKQANRLANALVKQGLQKGDKVLVMLPRIPEAYVTYIACLKAGLVVIPSSEMLRAKDLSYRINHGEAKAVIAYQACVPEFEKIEEPLPSLQYQFVVGEAQSSWLAIDTLVENESDYFETVPTHRDDMAFLSYTSGTTGNPKGVVHVHGWGYVHLQVAAKQWLDIKENDVVWATAGPGWAKWVWSPFLSVLGLGATAVVYHGPFDPARYLSIMEEYQVNVLCCTPTEYRLMAKVDGLERYSLTHLRSAVSAGEPLNREVIDTFRRYFNVDVRDGYGQTENTLLVGTLKGMEIKPGSMGKPTPGNRVEIINEDGEPVGVGEVGDIAVHRDTPALFKEYYKDPERTKAAYRGEYYLTGDQARKDEDGYFWFEGRSDDIIISSGYTIGPFEVEDALVKHPAVRECAVVASPDELRGHVVKAFVVLKNPEEAKDPTLVERLQEHVKSLTAPYKYPRKIEFVDSLPKTTSGKIRRVELRQREKERFAAHS from the coding sequence GTGAAACGGGAACAGTTGCTTGCACCGGAACAGTACAACATCACCCAAGAATTTGAATCTTACGCAGCAGACCCTCAGAAAGTGGCCATTCGCTGGCTGAACGACAAAGGGGACAAGCGGGAGATCACCTATCAAGAACTGCTCAAACAAGCCAACCGGCTGGCCAATGCCCTGGTCAAACAGGGTTTGCAAAAAGGGGACAAGGTGTTGGTGATGCTCCCCCGGATACCGGAAGCATATGTTACCTACATTGCTTGTTTAAAGGCTGGGTTAGTCGTCATTCCGAGTTCGGAGATGTTAAGGGCCAAAGATCTCAGTTACCGTATTAACCATGGGGAAGCAAAAGCCGTCATTGCTTACCAGGCCTGTGTGCCAGAGTTTGAGAAGATTGAGGAGCCCCTTCCGTCCTTGCAATATCAGTTCGTCGTGGGTGAAGCCCAAAGTAGTTGGTTGGCTATAGATACATTGGTTGAAAATGAAAGCGATTACTTTGAAACGGTGCCTACTCACCGTGACGATATGGCCTTTTTATCGTACACCTCGGGTACAACAGGGAATCCCAAAGGGGTTGTGCATGTTCATGGCTGGGGATACGTCCATTTACAGGTGGCAGCCAAACAATGGCTGGATATCAAAGAAAATGATGTGGTCTGGGCCACAGCAGGGCCGGGTTGGGCCAAATGGGTGTGGAGCCCGTTTCTGTCGGTGCTTGGCTTAGGGGCAACCGCTGTCGTTTATCATGGTCCGTTTGATCCAGCCCGTTACTTATCGATTATGGAAGAATACCAGGTGAATGTCTTGTGTTGCACACCGACTGAATACCGACTGATGGCCAAAGTGGATGGACTGGAACGCTATTCTTTAACCCACCTGCGCAGTGCTGTATCCGCAGGCGAGCCCCTTAACCGGGAAGTGATCGACACTTTTAGGCGCTATTTCAATGTGGACGTCCGGGACGGTTATGGCCAGACTGAAAACACCTTGCTCGTGGGTACGCTGAAAGGAATGGAGATTAAACCGGGTTCCATGGGTAAACCGACACCAGGCAACCGGGTGGAAATCATTAATGAGGATGGAGAACCTGTTGGAGTAGGAGAAGTAGGGGATATTGCGGTCCATCGGGATACGCCCGCTCTCTTTAAGGAATATTACAAAGATCCTGAACGGACCAAGGCAGCTTATCGGGGTGAATACTATCTGACAGGAGATCAGGCCCGCAAGGATGAAGACGGTTATTTCTGGTTTGAAGGGCGCAGCGACGACATTATTATTAGCTCTGGGTATACCATCGGTCCCTTTGAAGTGGAAGATGCGCTGGTTAAGCACCCGGCGGTGAGGGAGTGTGCTGTCGTCGCCAGCCCGGATGAGCTGCGCGGCCATGTGGTCAAAGCGTTTGTCGTATTGAAAAATCCCGAAGAGGCCAAAGATCCGACACTGGTAGAGCGGTTGCAGGAGCATGTCAAATCACTCACCGCTCCCTATAAATATCCTCGTAAAATTGAATTTGTCGATTCACTGCCCAAAACCACTTCAGGCAAGATCCGCCGGGTTGAACTGCGCCAGCGGGAAAAGGAACGCTTTGCAGCCCATTCTTGA